One window of Chloroflexus aggregans DSM 9485 genomic DNA carries:
- the groL gene encoding chaperonin GroEL (60 kDa chaperone family; promotes refolding of misfolded polypeptides especially under stressful conditions; forms two stacked rings of heptamers to form a barrel-shaped 14mer; ends can be capped by GroES; misfolded proteins enter the barrel where they are refolded when GroES binds) yields the protein MPKQLSFNEEARRALKRGVDLVADAVKTTLGPRGRNVAIDKKFGSPTVTHDGVTVAKEIDLKDPFENMGAQLLKEAATKTNDVAGDGTTTATVLAQAIVTEGLKVVAAGANAMLIKRGLDRGAEALVAAIKASAVPVRDRADIAHVATNSAADSEIGELIAEVMEKVGKDGVITVEESKGVTFEKEYTEGMQFDRGYISGYMVTNVERQEAELDDPYILITDKKISSIQEILPILEKVLQVTKNFVIIAEDVDGEALATLVVNKLRGTINALAVKAPGFGDRRKAMLQDIAILTGGTVISEEIGRKLDSATIEDLGRARKVIATKDDTTIIEGRGDEAAIRARIEQIRAQIATTTSDFDREKLQERLAKLAGGVAVIKVGAATEPELKEKKHRVEDALSATRAAVEEGIVPGGGVALINAIPALDNVQVAHEDEKVGLQILRRALEEPLRILARNAGEDGSVIIANVRRLQEEKGDKTIGYNVLTGQYGSMIEQGIIDPVKVTRSAVQNAVSIAGMILTTEALITDIPEDKPAVGAGAGAGAGMDF from the coding sequence ATGCCAAAGCAGCTCTCTTTCAATGAAGAAGCTCGCCGCGCGCTTAAGCGTGGTGTTGATCTCGTCGCCGATGCGGTCAAGACGACCCTTGGCCCGCGTGGCCGCAATGTGGCGATCGACAAGAAGTTCGGTTCGCCGACGGTGACACACGACGGTGTGACGGTTGCGAAGGAGATCGATCTGAAAGATCCCTTCGAGAACATGGGCGCGCAGCTTCTCAAGGAAGCAGCCACCAAGACCAACGACGTTGCCGGTGACGGTACTACCACTGCCACCGTACTGGCCCAGGCGATCGTTACCGAGGGTCTGAAGGTTGTCGCAGCCGGTGCGAATGCGATGCTGATCAAGCGTGGCCTTGATCGGGGTGCCGAGGCGTTGGTGGCCGCAATCAAGGCGAGCGCTGTGCCGGTACGTGACCGCGCCGACATTGCGCACGTAGCGACCAACTCGGCGGCCGACAGTGAGATCGGTGAGCTGATCGCCGAGGTGATGGAGAAGGTCGGCAAGGATGGCGTCATCACCGTCGAAGAGTCGAAGGGCGTGACCTTCGAGAAAGAGTACACCGAAGGCATGCAGTTCGACCGTGGCTACATCTCGGGCTACATGGTGACCAATGTCGAGCGGCAGGAAGCAGAGCTTGACGATCCCTACATCCTGATCACCGACAAGAAGATCAGCAGCATCCAAGAGATCCTGCCGATCCTTGAGAAGGTATTGCAGGTCACGAAGAACTTCGTCATCATCGCCGAGGACGTTGACGGCGAGGCGTTGGCGACGTTAGTCGTCAACAAGCTGCGCGGCACGATCAACGCGCTGGCAGTCAAGGCTCCGGGCTTTGGTGATCGCCGCAAGGCAATGCTGCAAGACATCGCCATTCTTACCGGTGGTACCGTGATCAGTGAGGAGATCGGTCGCAAGCTCGACAGCGCGACGATTGAAGACCTGGGCCGCGCGCGCAAGGTCATTGCGACCAAGGACGATACCACCATTATCGAGGGCCGTGGTGACGAAGCTGCGATCCGTGCGCGCATTGAGCAGATCCGTGCCCAAATTGCGACAACGACCAGCGACTTTGACCGTGAGAAGCTGCAGGAGCGGCTGGCGAAGCTGGCCGGTGGTGTCGCCGTGATTAAGGTCGGTGCGGCGACCGAGCCGGAGCTGAAGGAGAAGAAGCACCGCGTCGAGGACGCGCTGAGCGCGACCCGCGCAGCGGTCGAAGAGGGTATCGTACCCGGTGGTGGTGTGGCGTTGATCAACGCCATCCCGGCGCTCGACAATGTGCAGGTCGCCCACGAGGATGAGAAGGTCGGTCTGCAGATCCTGCGCCGTGCTCTCGAAGAGCCGCTGCGCATCCTTGCCCGCAACGCCGGCGAGGATGGCTCGGTGATTATCGCCAATGTCCGCCGCTTGCAGGAGGAGAAGGGCGATAAGACCATCGGCTACAACGTGCTGACCGGCCAGTACGGCAGCATGATCGAGCAGGGTATCATTGACCCGGTGAAGGTGACGCGCAGTGCGGTGCAGAACGCAGTTTCGATTGCCGGTATGATCCTGACCACCGAGGCGCTGATCACCGACATTCCCGAGGATAAGCCGGCTGTCGGTGCCGGCGCCGGCGCCGGTGCTGGGATGGACTTCTAG
- the groES gene encoding co-chaperone GroES — translation MADFRIRPLGDRVVVKPVEREEKTKTGIFLPDTASKERPMEGTVLAVGEGRRDDNGKLIPMSVKVGDRVIFAKYSGTEFKLDDVEYLILSEKDILGIVQE, via the coding sequence ATGGCGGATTTCCGCATCCGACCTCTTGGCGACCGCGTGGTGGTCAAGCCGGTTGAGCGTGAAGAGAAGACCAAAACCGGTATTTTTCTGCCTGACACGGCCAGCAAAGAGCGCCCGATGGAAGGTACGGTCTTGGCTGTTGGTGAGGGGCGCCGCGATGACAATGGCAAGCTGATCCCGATGAGCGTCAAGGTTGGTGACCGCGTGATCTTTGCCAAGTACAGCGGTACCGAGTTCAAGCTCGACGATGTCGAGTACCTGATCTTGTCGGAGAAGGACATCTTGGGTATCGTTCAGGAGTAA
- a CDS encoding ArsR/SmtB family transcription factor, which yields MKPYTVANTDTTDESRCCTPITDVPLTDAEATQLADALALLAHPIRLRLLALLARHGGHVCVCDLEASLPVKQPTVSHHLRLLRDGGLIERERRGQWVYYAVRREVLATVKRLIDQFFTHLDG from the coding sequence GTGAAACCTTACACGGTAGCAAACACCGACACGACTGATGAATCACGTTGTTGTACACCGATTACCGATGTTCCGTTAACCGATGCCGAGGCGACACAGCTAGCCGACGCTCTAGCATTGCTAGCGCATCCGATCCGGCTACGCTTGTTAGCGCTGTTGGCTCGTCACGGTGGGCACGTGTGTGTATGCGATCTAGAAGCATCCTTACCGGTGAAACAGCCGACCGTATCGCATCACCTCCGTTTATTGCGCGATGGTGGCCTGATCGAGCGGGAACGGCGGGGGCAGTGGGTGTACTACGCAGTACGTCGTGAGGTGTTGGCAACGGTGAAGCGGCTGATCGATCAGTTTTTTACCCATCTAGACGGGTAG
- a CDS encoding MFS transporter, translating to MLYYAYSVFILPMALDFGVELVTIATGFTVALLANGIAAPIVGWWLDRYGARSLMTMGSLGGCGLLLLWSRVTNPLQLYLVMAGIGVVSATVLYEPAFAIVATWFRRKRGKALQVLTFFGAWAGVLFIPLTGRLVEQMGWRSALWVLAAILALTILPHALLVRRSPADLGLAPDGDQSAHGQVTVIEPSFRPRDALQERRFWLLSIAFAISSFATVAMTVHLIPLLLVRGMSLDVASTIAGLHGIMSLAGRLLIAPIGERRSRRLVTLGLFLMQIGGLIIMLISHWPGAAFLYTALFSAGAGTQTIMRAALLAEQYGATNYGVISGWQNAFMTVARTVAPVGAGVLIGSVGYEGMLWCLVGLLGVGSVALAVAEGGG from the coding sequence ATTCTGTACTACGCCTACAGTGTCTTCATCCTGCCGATGGCACTCGACTTCGGGGTTGAATTGGTGACGATTGCCACCGGCTTTACCGTCGCACTTCTCGCTAACGGCATTGCTGCACCGATAGTCGGTTGGTGGCTCGACCGCTACGGCGCACGTAGCCTGATGACAATGGGGTCACTTGGCGGGTGTGGGTTGCTGCTTTTGTGGTCACGTGTGACGAATCCGCTCCAGCTCTATCTGGTTATGGCCGGGATCGGCGTAGTGAGTGCAACCGTGCTTTACGAACCGGCGTTTGCGATTGTAGCGACTTGGTTTCGCCGCAAACGGGGAAAAGCTCTGCAAGTCTTAACCTTTTTCGGGGCGTGGGCCGGTGTGCTCTTCATCCCGCTGACCGGCCGGTTGGTGGAGCAGATGGGGTGGCGGTCAGCATTGTGGGTACTGGCAGCCATTTTGGCGCTCACCATTCTGCCACACGCGCTGTTGGTACGTCGTTCGCCGGCCGATCTTGGTTTGGCCCCAGATGGTGATCAGAGCGCACACGGACAGGTCACTGTTATCGAACCGTCGTTCCGTCCGCGCGATGCGCTACAGGAACGACGGTTCTGGTTGCTCAGCATCGCATTTGCTATCAGTAGTTTTGCCACCGTTGCGATGACAGTTCATCTCATTCCATTGTTGCTCGTGCGCGGAATGAGTTTGGACGTAGCCTCGACAATTGCCGGCTTGCACGGAATCATGTCACTTGCCGGCCGGCTGCTGATCGCACCCATCGGCGAGCGCCGATCACGTCGGTTGGTTACACTTGGACTCTTTCTTATGCAGATCGGAGGGCTGATCATCATGCTCATCTCTCATTGGCCAGGCGCAGCCTTCTTGTACACAGCCCTCTTCAGCGCCGGCGCCGGCACCCAAACGATCATGCGAGCGGCATTGCTTGCCGAGCAGTATGGGGCGACCAACTACGGTGTGATCAGCGGCTGGCAAAATGCCTTCATGACCGTTGCCCGTACTGTTGCCCCGGTTGGGGCAGGGGTGCTCATCGGTAGTGTTGGCTACGAAGGCATGCTGTGGTGTCTGGTTGGGTTGTTAGGGGTGGGTAGTGTGGCATTGGCGGTTGCAGAAGGTGGTGGGTGA
- a CDS encoding FAD-dependent oxidoreductase, producing MSLPIAIIGAGPVGLAAAAHLAERGESFVVIEAGERAGASVLRWGHVQMFTPWRYCFDQAAYRLLQSAGWQAPMDDEFPTGAELVERYLMPLASLPALAPHIHYRRKVVAVNRLGHDRQRGLDRKGIPFQLTLVDDTGEETSLLARAVIDASGTYRSPNPLGAGGVPALGERNAAAHIFYGIPDVSGRDRARYANRRVLVAGSGHSAFNTLLDLVRLGEVAPQTAVWWVIRREAAQFERIFGGGEADALAARGQLGMQVRNLVDSGRVKVVTGWQTAQVAMTDTGLVVSDGTRTLPPVDEIVVCTGFRPDLAPLRELRLALDPVVEAPTALAPLIDPNLHSCGTVRPHGVDELSHPEPDFYIIGMKSYGRAPTFLLPTGYEQARSVTAALCGDWEAARRVELELPATGVCSGPTGTETGCCSTIPALFSTTIPLNVTNRSCC from the coding sequence ATGTCACTACCAATTGCGATTATCGGTGCCGGCCCGGTTGGGTTGGCGGCTGCGGCCCATCTCGCTGAACGTGGCGAATCGTTTGTGGTTATCGAAGCGGGTGAACGAGCCGGAGCTTCCGTATTGCGTTGGGGTCATGTCCAAATGTTTACGCCGTGGCGGTATTGCTTCGATCAGGCGGCTTACCGCTTGCTACAGTCTGCCGGCTGGCAAGCACCGATGGATGATGAATTTCCAACCGGTGCTGAGTTGGTCGAGCGGTATCTTATGCCACTAGCCTCCTTGCCGGCGTTGGCACCACACATCCACTACCGTCGCAAAGTAGTAGCCGTGAATCGGCTTGGTCATGATCGTCAACGTGGGCTTGATCGGAAAGGGATACCGTTTCAACTGACGCTGGTTGATGATACGGGAGAGGAGACATCACTATTGGCACGCGCCGTCATCGATGCTTCAGGGACATACCGTTCACCCAATCCGCTCGGTGCCGGTGGTGTACCGGCGCTTGGTGAACGCAATGCTGCGGCCCATATTTTCTACGGCATTCCTGACGTCTCAGGTCGTGATCGGGCGCGTTACGCCAACCGACGAGTCCTCGTTGCCGGTAGCGGACACTCAGCCTTCAACACGCTGCTCGATCTGGTACGCTTGGGTGAAGTTGCGCCGCAGACCGCAGTATGGTGGGTGATACGTCGGGAAGCCGCTCAGTTTGAACGCATCTTCGGCGGTGGCGAGGCTGATGCTTTAGCTGCCCGTGGTCAACTTGGGATGCAGGTACGCAATCTGGTTGATTCGGGGCGGGTTAAGGTAGTGACCGGCTGGCAGACCGCGCAAGTAGCGATGACCGATACCGGATTGGTTGTCTCCGACGGCACCCGAACGCTACCTCCTGTTGATGAAATTGTCGTGTGTACCGGTTTTCGTCCCGATCTCGCACCGTTGCGCGAACTGCGTCTAGCGCTCGATCCGGTGGTCGAAGCACCGACGGCCCTGGCACCGCTGATCGATCCGAATCTGCACAGTTGTGGGACGGTGCGGCCACACGGTGTTGATGAATTAAGCCATCCTGAACCCGACTTCTACATTATCGGGATGAAGAGCTATGGTCGCGCTCCCACATTTCTACTCCCAACCGGCTACGAACAGGCACGTTCGGTAACGGCAGCACTTTGTGGAGATTGGGAAGCGGCCCGTCGAGTTGAGCTGGAATTGCCTGCGACCGGTGTTTGTAGCGGCCCGACCGGAACTGAGACGGGATGCTGTTCAACCATTCCAGCCTTATTTTCGACGACGATCCCACTGAACGTGACGAACAGATCATGTTGTTGA